The sequence below is a genomic window from Bos javanicus breed banteng chromosome 5, ARS-OSU_banteng_1.0, whole genome shotgun sequence.
GCAGCAGCGCCCAGAGTGATAAGCAGAAAAATTACCCAATGGCCGTGCCTACTGCAGAGTGGGTCTCGCCTCCAACTGCTGGCAGTTGGAGGCCAGACCGCTGCAGCGCTCAGTCTCCACCTGGGCTCCGCCATGTTGGGACTTGTGGGTCGTGTGGTTGCTGCCTCGGCCTCCGGGGCCTTGCGGGGACTCAGCCCTTCAGCGCCGCTACCGCAAGCCCAGCTTTTACTGCGGGCCGGTCCTGCAGCGCTCCAGCCTGGTAAGTGCCTTGCTCTAGCAGCTGGGTTCGCTTCTGTCGTCCCATGACCTTGAGCCTGGGGCCAATAGTTGCTCCGGCCTGAGGGATCTGTGGTGCTAGAAGGACGCCAGTGCTAGCGCCCTGCCCTCTAACGGCGGAAGAACAAGAACAGGGACAATGTAATTCCGTCTTATTTTGGAAGAGGGGCGCTGTGTGACGTAATAGTGCGAGCAGGTGCATTGACCTTCCCGTGAAATGGGGGCACCGCTCGCGCTCTCGAATAATGGAGTTTTGTGCATGAGGATGGGAAGATGGTGCAGGCTCGCGCTCCGTTTCCAGCGCGGCCCTCCCTCTGGACCCGCCTTCCGTGCAAGCGGAAGGGGGCCGGGCCTGGGCTGCGTTCACTAGTCCTTGTGAGTTAAGTCCGGGCGTCCGATGACCTTTAACTGTCCTAACCTCAACTTCAACATCTTTTTTGTCGGTTAGCCAGAGACTATGCCGCTCAAGCATCTCCATCGCCAAAGGCCGGCGCCACCACTGGGCGCATCGTGGCGGTCATTGGTGCAGTGGTGGACGTCCAGTTTGATGAGGGACTGCCTCCCATCCTAAATGCCCTGGAGGTGCAAGGCAGGGAGACCAGGCTGGTTTTGGAGGTGGCCCAGCATTTGGGTAAGTAGAATTTGTTAGGAATAGTAAAGATCTTGTTCGACCCAAATATCCCTCAAAACCAGGCTGTCTTCTATGATGATTTTATCAAAATGACTTTCGTTCTTCTGAGTTTGCTGAAGCCACATTTAGGTACTGAGAAGAAGTCTTGGTTGACTTAGTGTTTAATGCCAGCTACAACTTAATTAAATACCACGAAGCCAGTTTGTCCTTCTGTGTAATCCTGCAATGCTTATATCTGACAGGTGAGAGCACAGTAAGGACCATTGCTATGGATGGTACAGAAGGCTTGGTTAGAGGTCAGAAAGTCCTGGATTCTGGTGCACCAATCAGAATTCCTGTTGGCCCTGAGACCTTGGGTAGAATCATGAACGTCATTGGAGAACCTATTGATGAGAGGGGTCCCATCAAAACCAAGCAGTAAGTATTCCTGTTGTTGTATCTACACACAAAGGAACTTTTTCCTAGCAGTTTTATACATTAAGGTGGCACCATCTACTATAGCAGACTTTTTCTGCAGAGAATCCCTAAAATGCTGCTCTAGTCATTTCTTTAAACCACACAATGCAATTTcttatgaagaaaatgaatgatGCAGAAAATctgattataaaaaagaaaactgaactcCATAGGTTGATTATTTCAGTTCATCTTAATACCAGTGGTGTTTGTATTTCATATTGGTATGTGAAGAAGTGCTGTTTAGATTCTGTAAAAGGAAAACTTCATGACAGAGTTGTCAGGGAATGGGATTATTGCTTCCTGAGATAATGAAATTCCTTTTATTGGCAGAGTATTTGGGCTCGATGGTGGGTGGTAATTTGTCTAGAGTGTTATATAAAAGATGAGACTGTGAGTAAAGGGTTAGGCTTGAGAATTGAGAAGAACTTTTTAATAAGATGAATAGACACTGATCTTCTCATCTGCCTTTACAGATTTGCTGCTATTCATGCTGAGGCTCCTGAATTCGTGGAGATGAGTGTTGAACAAGAAATTCTGGTTACTGGTATCAAGGTTGTGGATCTGCTGGCTCCATATGCCAAGGGTGGCAAAATTGGTATGTTAAATGACAGGTAGATATTTTCCAAACCTAATGTGGGAAACAAATCCTACCATGTTATGAGTGGGTACTGAGATAACGTCCCTCACTGATGAGCAGCTTCTGACTTTCGTTCTTCTGAGTTTGCTGAAGCCAGATGCCATTTCTGAGaagggaaaagatggaaagaaacaaaatttttttttgaagtttgctttttatggaaatgaaattcttaatttgttttttctcAACCTCATGTAGGGCTTTTTGGTGGTGCTGGAGTCGGCAAGACAGTACTGATCATGGAGTTAATCAACAATGTTGCCAAAGCCCATGGTGGTTACTCTGTGTTTGCTGGTGTTGGTGAAAGGACCCGTGAGGGCAATGACTTATACCATGAAATGATTGAGTCTGGTGTTATCAACTTAAAAGATGCTACCTCTAAGGTGAGCGCTGAGCTGATGTCTGTGTAAGTAGTGTCAGGAAACTGTTGAAGTTGacttgttttgtgttttcattttattgtccTAGGACCTACAAAGGAAAGTTCTATCAGTATTTTCCCCTGTTTCTAATACACTCATGTACATTgcgttttcctttttaatattagATAACATttcttgggtttttgtttttttgatatataGACCCATCATTTGAAAGCTAATTCTGGGGACATTAAACATGGTTCTTAATGTCTCAACcctattttgtgcctttcacatATTTACAGTTTATTTCCTTCCTGCCAGAAGAATGCCTTAGTAATAAAAGAACTTATCTTTTGTTTTGAACTGCAGctctaaaaggaaaaggaaatttatgaacAAAAATCTAGACACCTGAGGAGGAGGGTTTTCTGGTAGTTTCTCTGATTTGGTGACCTTGGATAGATGACTTTCACACTCCTCTGCCAGGATTTCTGATTGTTTATAATTGCTGCAGGTAGCGCTGGTGTACGGTCAAATGAATGAACCACCTGGTGCTCGGGCCCGGGTTGCTCTGACTGGGCTGACTGTAGCTGAGTACTTCAGAGACCAAGAAGGTCAAGATGTGTTGCTGTTTATTGATAACATCTTTCGCTTCACCCAGGCTGGCTCAGAGGTAGGCTTGGGAGAATTTGGTTCATTTGACCTTTCTACGGAATGATGCAGATAAGGCTACggatatggtttttcttttttttttccccaggtgtCTGCTTTATTGGGCAGAATCCCTTCTGCTGTGGGTTATCAGCCTACCCTGGCCACTGACATGGGTACCATGCAGGAAAGAATCACCACCACCAAAAAGGGATCTATCACCTCTGTACAGGTGAGAACAATTAAATGGATGAAGGTCTAATTTGTGTAAAGGCATGTACAGAGGTATAAAATCTTGTTACTTTTTTAAGTAAGTACTGGagcttaatatttaaaattctgtgtgtgcatgttaaagACGCTAAAAGATTAAGAAACCACTCATCTGAACTAATTAAAGGTGTATATGTAAATGTAGATCACAAAATAGTGGTTTCCAACCTGAAGAGAACTTTGAAGTGAGCTTTAAATATGTACTACATTGGCTActacaattttcaaatatatgtagatggtatatatagtaaaatgatcaaaaactttgtctaaatttttttaactttcatgatTCATTTTCCTGATATAGTAGGGCGAGTGTTTTGGTTTAGAGTTAAAAAGTGGGATGAAGAACAAAAGGAGTAACAATGAAAATTCTTCCATCACAGCTTGGAGGAACCAGATAATATGTAACCACTAATACTCTGCATTAGGAGTGTAAGAGTCTCCTTTGGACTCTTGAATATTGAGAAGATAGAGTAACATAATGAGGAGGGGTCAGAAAGGGGGATGGTTTAAGTAGAATTACTTGGCTTCCTGCTGCTCTTAATGGGTTCTTGATTCACTTTAGGCTATCTATGTGCCTGCTGATGACTTGACGGATCCTGCCCCGGCCACTACCTTTGCCCATTTGGATGCTACCACTGTGTTGTCCCGTGCTATTGCTGAGCTGGGCATCTATCCAGCTGTGGATCCTTTGGACTCCACGTCTCGCATCATGGATCCCAACATTGTTGGCAGTGAGCATTATGATGTTGCCCGTGGGGTGCAAAAGATTCTGCAGGTGAGATCAGTGGCCATAAAGTCATAGAGGGAATTTGGGGACTATATTAGGACAAGATCTTCCTGGAAATTTGTGTGATTTGCTTTAGAGCAAGGAAAGAAGAGACTAGAATTCCTAGTGAGTGTTAATGAGGTCTCCTGAGTTT
It includes:
- the ATP5F1B gene encoding ATP synthase subunit beta, mitochondrial, with translation MLGLVGRVVAASASGALRGLSPSAPLPQAQLLLRAGPAALQPARDYAAQASPSPKAGATTGRIVAVIGAVVDVQFDEGLPPILNALEVQGRETRLVLEVAQHLGESTVRTIAMDGTEGLVRGQKVLDSGAPIRIPVGPETLGRIMNVIGEPIDERGPIKTKQFAAIHAEAPEFVEMSVEQEILVTGIKVVDLLAPYAKGGKIGLFGGAGVGKTVLIMELINNVAKAHGGYSVFAGVGERTREGNDLYHEMIESGVINLKDATSKVALVYGQMNEPPGARARVALTGLTVAEYFRDQEGQDVLLFIDNIFRFTQAGSEVSALLGRIPSAVGYQPTLATDMGTMQERITTTKKGSITSVQAIYVPADDLTDPAPATTFAHLDATTVLSRAIAELGIYPAVDPLDSTSRIMDPNIVGSEHYDVARGVQKILQDYKSLQDIIAILGMDELSEEDKLTVSRARKIQRFLSQPFQVAEVFTGHLGKLVPLKETIKGFQQILAGEYDHLPEQAFYMVGPIEEAVAKADKLAEEHS